Proteins found in one Vallitalea guaymasensis genomic segment:
- a CDS encoding galactose ABC transporter substrate-binding protein, with protein MKKIMGLLLTTLLVMSLFVGCGSKEKDAEPTGGNDSNQSSSEKDQGNKGDNSADKPKVGVTIYKFDDNFMTYTRNAMTSAAEGNAELVMNDSQNNQSVQNDQVDVMINKGVKALVINLVDPGAAPTIADKAKAADIPLIFVNKEYPEGTDKIDYDKVWYVGTQSKESGDIQGKLVAEAWKAHPEWDRNGDGVMQYVMLMGEPGHPDAEARTKYSVEYIKDEGIRVEELEKQTGMWDATKGKELMTTWLGKEGDKIEMVLCNNDGMALGVVEALKADGYFSDGKYMPVVGVDAIPEALDLIQQDIMLGTVLNDPLNQGRVSIEMAINSAAGKDVLDGLDFSLDETKAVRIPYQPITKDNLDLAKKAYGME; from the coding sequence ATGAAAAAGATAATGGGATTATTACTTACAACATTACTAGTTATGAGTTTATTTGTAGGTTGTGGTTCAAAAGAAAAAGATGCTGAACCTACTGGAGGTAATGATAGTAATCAAAGCAGCAGTGAAAAGGACCAAGGAAATAAAGGGGATAATTCAGCTGATAAACCTAAAGTAGGGGTAACAATCTATAAATTTGATGATAACTTCATGACTTATACTAGAAATGCTATGACATCAGCAGCAGAGGGAAATGCAGAACTTGTTATGAATGATTCACAGAATAATCAATCTGTCCAAAATGACCAAGTAGATGTAATGATCAATAAGGGAGTTAAGGCTCTTGTAATCAATCTTGTTGACCCAGGTGCAGCACCAACAATAGCTGATAAGGCAAAAGCTGCTGATATACCTTTGATATTTGTAAACAAAGAATATCCAGAAGGAACTGACAAGATAGATTATGATAAAGTATGGTATGTAGGAACACAATCAAAAGAATCAGGAGATATTCAGGGTAAATTAGTAGCAGAAGCTTGGAAAGCACATCCAGAGTGGGATAGAAATGGCGATGGTGTAATGCAATATGTTATGTTGATGGGAGAACCAGGTCACCCTGATGCTGAAGCTCGTACTAAATATTCAGTTGAATATATCAAAGATGAAGGAATCAGAGTAGAAGAATTAGAAAAACAAACTGGTATGTGGGATGCAACAAAAGGTAAAGAATTAATGACAACATGGTTAGGTAAAGAAGGCGATAAAATAGAAATGGTTTTATGTAATAATGATGGTATGGCACTTGGTGTTGTGGAAGCTCTAAAAGCAGATGGATATTTTTCAGATGGTAAATATATGCCAGTTGTTGGAGTTGACGCTATTCCAGAAGCATTGGATTTGATTCAACAAGATATCATGCTTGGTACAGTGCTTAATGACCCATTAAATCAAGGTAGAGTTTCTATTGAAATGGCTATCAACTCTGCAGCAGGAAAAGATGTTCTAGATGGTCTTGATTTCTCACTCGATGAAACAAAAGCAGTTAGGATACCATATCAACCAATAACAAAAGATAATTTGGATTTAGCTAAAAAAGCTTATGGAATGGAATAG
- the mglA gene encoding galactose/methyl galactoside ABC transporter ATP-binding protein MglA, whose translation MNMNEQKQNELVLEMTGITKEFPGVKALDNVKFALRQGTVHALMGENGAGKSTLMKCLFGIFLKDAGTIKVSGKEISYKNAKEALENGVSMVHQELNQVRQTRVVDNIWLGRFPMQGIVVDEKQMYDRTKKIFEDLNIDIDPKEKIENLSVSQAQMVEIAKAVSYNAKIVVMDEPTSSLTEKEVHHLFRIINSLKEQGVGIIYISHKMEEILEIADEVTVMRDGKYIATESADDLTTDRIIKLMVGRDLTNRFPEKKNKPSEVILEVKELKSFYAPKVKGVSFELRKGEILGVAGLMGSRRTELLETIFGISKKESGNIYLHGKEVKNNNAREAIKNGFALVTEERRKTGLFAGLSVYFNSIISNIDSYCSGGVINESKSKVDTKWVIDSMRVKTPSEKTKIGTLSGGNQQKVVIGKWLLTNPEILLLDEPTRGIDVGAKYEIYQLINELACNGKGVIVISSEMPELFGITDRIIVMSNGHLAGCVETASTTQEEVLALAAKYI comes from the coding sequence ATGAATATGAATGAGCAAAAGCAGAATGAATTAGTATTAGAAATGACTGGTATAACAAAAGAGTTTCCCGGTGTAAAAGCTCTGGATAATGTTAAATTCGCTTTGAGACAAGGAACTGTTCATGCATTGATGGGAGAAAACGGTGCAGGTAAATCTACTTTGATGAAATGTCTGTTTGGTATCTTTTTAAAAGACGCAGGAACAATCAAGGTGTCGGGAAAAGAAATAAGTTATAAGAACGCAAAAGAGGCTTTGGAAAACGGAGTTTCAATGGTACATCAAGAATTAAACCAAGTAAGACAAACAAGAGTGGTAGATAATATTTGGTTAGGACGATTTCCAATGCAGGGTATTGTTGTTGATGAAAAACAAATGTATGATAGGACCAAAAAAATATTTGAGGACCTTAATATTGATATTGATCCAAAAGAAAAGATAGAAAACCTGTCTGTATCTCAAGCACAGATGGTTGAAATTGCAAAAGCTGTTTCCTATAATGCTAAGATAGTTGTTATGGATGAACCAACATCCTCTTTGACTGAAAAAGAGGTACATCATCTATTTAGAATAATCAATAGTTTGAAAGAACAGGGAGTAGGTATTATATATATTTCTCATAAAATGGAAGAAATACTGGAAATAGCTGATGAAGTAACTGTTATGAGAGATGGCAAGTATATAGCAACTGAAAGTGCTGATGACTTGACAACAGATAGAATAATAAAACTCATGGTAGGGCGTGATTTAACAAATCGTTTCCCGGAGAAGAAGAATAAACCTAGTGAAGTTATATTAGAAGTAAAAGAACTAAAATCTTTTTATGCTCCAAAAGTCAAAGGAGTCAGTTTTGAATTAAGAAAAGGTGAGATATTAGGGGTAGCAGGTCTTATGGGTTCAAGAAGAACAGAATTATTGGAAACCATATTTGGAATAAGTAAGAAAGAATCAGGAAACATATATTTGCATGGTAAAGAAGTGAAAAATAATAATGCTAGAGAGGCAATTAAAAATGGATTTGCTCTGGTAACTGAAGAACGAAGGAAAACGGGTCTTTTTGCAGGTTTATCTGTTTACTTTAATAGTATTATTTCTAACATAGACAGCTATTGCAGTGGTGGTGTCATCAATGAATCCAAATCCAAAGTGGATACTAAATGGGTTATAGATAGTATGAGAGTAAAAACACCATCTGAAAAAACTAAAATAGGGACTCTATCTGGAGGTAACCAACAAAAAGTAGTTATTGGAAAATGGCTATTAACTAATCCAGAGATATTATTATTGGATGAACCTACGAGAGGTATAGATGTTGGTGCAAAATATGAGATTTATCAACTTATTAATGAATTAGCTTGTAACGGCAAAGGCGTTATAGTTATCTCTTCTGAGATGCCAGAATTATTTGGTATAACTGATAGAATAATTGTTATGAGTAATGGTCATCTAGCAGGATGTGTAGAAACAGCTTCAACAACTCAAGAAGAAGTATTGGCACTTGCAGCAAAATATATATAG
- the mglC gene encoding galactose/methyl galactoside ABC transporter permease MglC translates to MDKIIRKISFDKKKISDLLLKYAIYFVLLIMIIVIIIEDSSIVSWRSLATILTQASTRCMLALGVGGIIVLAGTDLSIGRMVGLAGVVGASLMQSPGFSRRIFPNLPTSGWFIALSILFIILLVTFASFINGWLTAKLHITPFIATLGMQLVLYGAASSYYNALGGSPITSLNEGFKYIAQGKLLKLKFGSDEFYISFLMIFALISILFIWFIWNKTRIGKNMFAVGGNAEAAAVSGVSIVKTTLIIYVIAGVLYGAAGLLELGRTGSATNNLGLGYELDAISACVVGGVSLMGGVGSVAGIVTGVIIFQVINFGLAYIGVDPYLQYVVKGMIILIAVAIDTRKYIKKK, encoded by the coding sequence ATGGATAAGATAATCAGAAAGATTTCATTTGATAAAAAAAAGATAAGCGACTTGCTTCTTAAATATGCAATATATTTTGTACTACTTATCATGATTATAGTAATTATAATAGAGGATTCATCTATAGTATCATGGCGAAGTCTGGCGACAATATTAACTCAGGCTTCAACAAGATGCATGCTTGCTCTTGGTGTAGGAGGTATAATTGTACTTGCTGGAACAGACTTATCTATTGGTAGGATGGTTGGCTTAGCAGGGGTTGTGGGAGCAAGTTTGATGCAATCGCCTGGTTTTTCTAGAAGGATATTTCCTAATCTGCCAACATCAGGGTGGTTTATTGCATTATCAATTTTATTTATAATTCTATTGGTAACTTTTGCATCATTTATTAATGGTTGGTTGACAGCTAAATTACATATTACACCATTTATCGCTACGTTAGGTATGCAATTAGTTCTATATGGAGCAGCTTCAAGTTATTATAATGCTTTAGGGGGTTCCCCTATAACAAGCTTGAATGAGGGTTTCAAATATATTGCTCAAGGTAAACTATTAAAACTTAAGTTTGGTTCAGATGAATTTTATATATCATTCCTGATGATTTTCGCCCTAATATCAATTTTATTCATATGGTTTATATGGAATAAAACCAGAATAGGAAAGAACATGTTTGCTGTTGGAGGCAATGCAGAAGCTGCGGCAGTTTCTGGTGTTAGTATCGTCAAGACAACTCTAATAATATATGTAATTGCCGGAGTATTATATGGAGCCGCTGGATTACTTGAATTAGGACGTACCGGTTCAGCAACCAACAATCTTGGTCTAGGCTATGAATTAGATGCTATTTCAGCCTGTGTTGTTGGTGGTGTTTCTCTTATGGGTGGAGTTGGTTCAGTAGCAGGAATTGTAACTGGGGTTATTATATTCCAAGTAATTAACTTCGGTCTAGCGTATATTGGAGTAGATCCATATCTTCAATATGTGGTGAAAGGTATGATAATTCTTATTGCTGTTGCAATAGATACTAGAAAATATATCAAAAAGAAATGA
- a CDS encoding zinc ribbon domain-containing protein, producing MNNNSIDKNHTGKKNTLKVLGPLVLGIGIIFLVICLVDFFSSFNSMGSMNSFGFNNTPDAPTKFWCGFIGIPLIGFGGAMCKFAFMGEVARYSAGEISPVAKDTINYMASGTKDSIREVTKAVKEGLTSNTDEGSNEKYIICSECQTKNDYDAKYCKNCSAKLNKYKVCWYCNEENDYDAKFCNNCGNSLKER from the coding sequence ATGAATAACAATAGCATTGACAAAAATCATACAGGTAAGAAAAACACATTAAAAGTATTAGGACCATTAGTACTTGGAATTGGCATAATATTTCTTGTTATTTGTCTCGTGGATTTTTTTAGTTCATTTAATTCTATGGGTTCCATGAATTCTTTTGGATTTAATAATACACCTGATGCACCTACCAAATTTTGGTGTGGCTTTATTGGAATCCCCTTAATAGGATTCGGTGGAGCTATGTGTAAATTTGCATTTATGGGAGAGGTAGCAAGATATTCGGCTGGAGAGATTTCGCCAGTAGCTAAAGATACTATTAATTATATGGCTAGCGGAACAAAAGATAGTATAAGAGAAGTAACTAAAGCAGTTAAAGAAGGACTTACATCAAATACAGATGAAGGAAGTAACGAAAAGTATATAATATGCAGTGAATGTCAAACTAAAAATGATTATGATGCGAAATATTGTAAAAATTGTTCTGCTAAGTTGAACAAGTATAAGGTCTGCTGGTATTGTAATGAAGAGAATGATTATGATGCAAAATTCTGTAACAATTGTGGTAATAGCTTAAAAGAGAGGTGA
- a CDS encoding phosphatase PAP2 family protein encodes MTIFSTINQIDQNIILYISEHLRTPVLDSIMVFFSRIGNAGLVWIVICILLIASKKYRTVGIIAATVLITNTILGELILKNAIGRIRPYDALGLDIIIDKLNSFSMPSGHAISSFSVAFIVVFLVKEWKVYLPILILAIVITLSRVYLSVHYPTDVLLSIIIAFIVSFTATKIARAKGLITDKS; translated from the coding sequence ATGACAATATTTAGTACAATAAATCAAATTGACCAAAATATTATACTATATATATCTGAACATCTAAGAACACCTGTACTGGACAGTATAATGGTATTCTTTTCACGTATTGGTAATGCTGGTTTGGTTTGGATAGTAATATGTATATTGCTTATAGCAAGTAAAAAATATAGAACTGTCGGTATAATAGCCGCAACTGTATTAATTACTAATACTATCTTAGGTGAACTGATACTAAAAAATGCTATTGGTAGGATTAGACCATATGATGCACTAGGTTTAGATATTATCATTGACAAATTAAATAGTTTTTCAATGCCTTCGGGACATGCAATAAGTAGTTTTTCTGTAGCATTCATAGTAGTTTTCTTGGTAAAAGAGTGGAAGGTATATTTACCTATTCTTATTTTAGCTATTGTTATAACCTTATCAAGGGTTTATTTATCAGTGCATTATCCGACAGATGTATTGCTCAGTATAATTATAGCATTTATAGTGTCTTTTACAGCAACGAAAATTGCTAGAGCAAAAGGGCTGATTACAGACAAAAGTTAA
- a CDS encoding aminopeptidase, translating to MFDYKEYYKKENESILDSYEKSIVKINSIVDCTEKKDGYGKYFNELGRFIIMMADHEKEIDEAYFENNTFEQLKDFNEKMFKDLLHDNYDTCYGNPSYAVSQFGDEIGQALSYLYTKVHENVQLAYQHKIFMMYRVNKLFIQFYNYIMDNQEILYCKLKEFILADAKEYVDQEVKLYYDEMSNPNKSYLADMVKNDDLTDLRYLFKYGNYIGYNEIKIAEYLNAIPKEKIKYMADIMSEGYRIGFINDNKDITIKSAVSLRYQIGFERVMREVIANFDKLNLRPIITIETITNIEYNYAFTKMYSTMPNKQYFYDHRYDYALYLDDEYAKLKQEACEKHINELGANLHAQGGPAVLEGFGQKPFYPETKKECVKLDDNQTVLNKNLQMKAKQLLCKYLSGENYSFTMVSYPVPEIGDKFEEIFDYTIKVNTLDVNVYEKIQQKLIDALDKGEYAHVQGKGSNKTDIMVKLHEIKNPEKESLFHNCLADVNIPLGEVYTSPTLQGTNGTLFVEEVFLNGLKYNNLEITFKDGYVDTYTCTNFDDSEENKKYVYENLIFPNKTLPLGEFAIGTNTTAYVMAHKYNIDDVLPILITEKTGPHFAIGDTCFAWSEDTPVYNSDGKEIIARDNEKSILRKTNIDEAYTGKHTDITIPYSGLKSIDVITKDNERIGLIKDGRFVLAGTEELNKALDEA from the coding sequence ATGTTTGATTACAAGGAATATTATAAGAAAGAAAATGAATCTATTTTAGATTCATACGAAAAATCTATAGTAAAGATTAACTCTATTGTTGATTGTACAGAGAAAAAGGATGGTTACGGAAAATATTTTAATGAACTGGGCAGGTTCATAATTATGATGGCTGACCATGAAAAAGAGATAGATGAAGCATATTTTGAAAACAATACTTTTGAACAATTAAAAGACTTTAATGAAAAAATGTTCAAAGACTTGTTACATGATAATTATGATACCTGTTATGGTAATCCAAGTTACGCTGTTTCACAATTTGGTGATGAAATTGGTCAGGCATTATCCTATCTATACACAAAAGTACATGAAAATGTACAATTAGCTTATCAGCATAAGATTTTTATGATGTATAGGGTTAATAAGTTATTTATTCAATTCTATAATTACATTATGGATAATCAAGAAATTTTATATTGCAAATTAAAAGAATTCATATTAGCTGATGCAAAAGAATATGTAGATCAAGAAGTTAAGCTATATTATGATGAGATGAGTAATCCTAATAAATCTTATCTTGCTGATATGGTTAAGAATGATGATCTGACTGATCTTAGATATTTATTCAAATATGGAAATTACATAGGATACAATGAAATAAAGATAGCAGAATATCTTAATGCTATACCAAAAGAAAAGATTAAATACATGGCTGATATTATGTCAGAAGGTTATCGTATAGGATTCATAAACGACAACAAAGATATCACCATTAAATCAGCAGTCAGCTTAAGATATCAAATAGGTTTTGAACGTGTTATGAGAGAAGTTATAGCTAACTTTGATAAATTGAATCTAAGACCTATCATTACTATAGAAACAATAACTAATATTGAATACAATTATGCTTTCACTAAGATGTATTCTACTATGCCTAACAAACAATATTTTTACGATCATAGATATGATTATGCATTATACCTTGATGATGAATATGCAAAACTTAAACAGGAAGCATGTGAAAAACATATAAATGAACTTGGTGCTAATTTACATGCTCAAGGTGGACCTGCTGTGCTTGAAGGTTTTGGACAGAAGCCATTCTATCCAGAAACAAAAAAAGAATGTGTTAAACTAGATGACAATCAAACAGTTCTTAACAAAAATCTTCAAATGAAAGCAAAACAACTTCTTTGTAAATATTTATCAGGCGAAAATTATAGTTTTACCATGGTATCATATCCAGTACCTGAAATAGGAGATAAATTTGAAGAGATATTTGATTATACTATAAAAGTCAACACCCTTGATGTGAATGTATATGAAAAAATACAACAGAAACTAATAGATGCATTAGATAAGGGTGAATATGCTCACGTACAAGGAAAAGGTTCTAATAAAACTGATATAATGGTTAAATTACATGAGATAAAGAATCCAGAAAAAGAATCACTTTTCCACAATTGTTTAGCTGATGTTAACATTCCTCTAGGAGAAGTATATACATCACCAACTTTACAAGGCACTAATGGTACATTGTTCGTTGAAGAAGTATTCCTTAATGGATTAAAATATAATAACCTAGAAATAACTTTCAAAGATGGATATGTTGACACATATACATGTACTAATTTTGATGACAGCGAAGAAAATAAAAAATATGTATATGAAAACTTAATTTTCCCTAACAAAACTTTACCACTTGGAGAATTTGCTATAGGTACCAATACTACAGCATATGTAATGGCACATAAATATAATATTGATGATGTGCTACCAATATTGATAACAGAAAAAACAGGACCTCACTTTGCAATTGGTGATACTTGTTTTGCATGGAGCGAGGATACTCCTGTATATAATTCAGATGGAAAAGAAATAATTGCAAGGGATAATGAAAAATCAATACTTAGAAAAACAAATATTGATGAAGCATATACTGGTAAGCATACAGACATTACAATCCCATATAGTGGGCTTAAGTCAATTGATGTAATTACTAAAGATAATGAACGTATTGGATTGATAAAAGATGGTAGATTTGTTCTTGCAGGAACAGAAGAATTAAATAAAGCCCTTGATGAAGCTTAA
- a CDS encoding 5-(carboxyamino)imidazole ribonucleotide synthase produces MNNLSKKIGIIGGGQLGKMMILDAKRLGFYVITLDPSESCPSHSISDEHILASFDDEKAIRTMAEKVDVITYEFEHINVDILKKLEDEGYTIYPTAKSLEIIQNKYNQKYTLLKNDIAVPDFMLVQSTEDLINAGQKFGYPMMLKTCTGGYDGKGNYVVENEKLIEESYRQLGNGTIPLMVERFVDLKKEISVLACRGINGEITVYPVGENIHVDSILDETRVPADISKKCTEEAMELAHRVMEIFSGVGMFCVEMFVTKDDNILINEVAPRPHNSGHYTIEGCLTSQFEQHIRAITGLPLGDVSLRCPTVMRNLLGEDGESGIAYYEGLDKVYNDGIAKVHIYGKEEVRPKRKMGHITVCADTIDEAVEKAEKAKRGLRVISQKG; encoded by the coding sequence ATGAATAATCTTTCTAAAAAGATTGGGATTATTGGCGGAGGACAATTGGGAAAGATGATGATTTTAGATGCTAAACGGTTGGGATTCTATGTTATAACATTAGACCCTTCAGAGTCTTGCCCATCACATAGTATATCTGATGAACATATATTGGCTTCTTTCGATGATGAGAAGGCAATACGAACAATGGCGGAAAAAGTTGACGTAATTACATATGAATTCGAACATATCAATGTAGATATTTTAAAGAAATTAGAAGATGAAGGGTATACAATATACCCTACTGCAAAGAGCTTGGAAATAATTCAAAACAAATATAATCAAAAATACACACTTCTTAAAAATGATATAGCAGTTCCAGATTTTATGTTAGTCCAGTCCACAGAAGATTTAATAAACGCAGGTCAAAAATTTGGTTATCCGATGATGTTAAAAACTTGTACAGGTGGTTACGATGGTAAAGGTAACTATGTTGTAGAAAACGAAAAATTAATAGAAGAATCCTACAGGCAATTAGGTAACGGAACGATTCCTTTGATGGTGGAAAGATTTGTTGACTTAAAAAAAGAAATATCAGTACTTGCTTGTAGAGGGATAAATGGAGAAATAACAGTATATCCAGTAGGCGAAAACATTCATGTAGACAGTATATTAGATGAAACAAGAGTTCCAGCAGACATTTCCAAGAAGTGTACAGAAGAAGCAATGGAATTAGCCCATAGAGTAATGGAGATTTTTTCTGGCGTAGGTATGTTTTGTGTTGAGATGTTTGTTACTAAAGATGATAATATATTAATAAACGAAGTAGCACCAAGACCACATAATTCTGGACATTATACTATTGAAGGATGTCTTACATCACAATTCGAGCAGCATATAAGAGCAATTACAGGATTACCACTTGGAGACGTAAGTCTTAGATGTCCAACAGTAATGAGAAATCTACTAGGTGAAGATGGTGAGTCAGGAATAGCATATTATGAAGGTTTAGATAAAGTCTATAATGATGGAATCGCAAAAGTTCATATCTATGGCAAAGAAGAAGTAAGACCTAAGAGAAAAATGGGTCATATTACAGTGTGTGCTGACACAATTGATGAGGCAGTAGAAAAAGCTGAAAAAGCTAAGAGAGGACTAAGAGTTATTAGTCAAAAAGGATAA